Proteins co-encoded in one Streptococcus parauberis NCFD 2020 genomic window:
- the cysS gene encoding cysteine--tRNA ligase — protein MIKIYDSMTRSLRDFYPIKENQVNMYVCGPTVYNYIHIGNARSAVAFDTIRRYFEYRGYQVNYISNFTDVDDKIINAAAQAKMTPKELADKFIAAFMEDTAQLGIKPASQNPRVMDYMDQIIDFVAALIEKGFAYQSEGDVYFRVDKSSNYGKLANKTLEDLEIGASGRTDTETDLKENPLDFALWKSAKVGEISWESPWGAGRPGWHIECSVMATEILGDTIDIHGGGADLEFPHHTNEIAQSEAKTGQTFANYWMHNGFVNVDNEKMSKSLGNFVTVHDMLQTVDGQVLRFFLATQQYRKPINFTEKAIHDAEVNLKYLKNTQSQPLTGDASAEELQSYVTAFTDAMDDDFNAANGITVVFDFAKWINSGHYTEAVKAAFESMLDVFGIIFQEDVLNADIEALIADRQAARASRDFAKADAIRDQLAAQGIKLLDTKDGVRWTRD, from the coding sequence ATGATAAAAATATATGATAGTATGACACGCAGTTTACGTGACTTTTACCCTATAAAAGAAAATCAGGTAAATATGTATGTCTGTGGACCAACCGTCTACAATTATATTCATATTGGTAATGCACGGTCGGCTGTAGCATTTGATACCATTCGTCGCTATTTTGAGTACAGGGGCTATCAAGTTAACTATATCTCCAATTTTACGGATGTTGATGATAAAATCATTAATGCCGCAGCGCAAGCTAAGATGACACCAAAAGAACTGGCAGATAAGTTCATTGCAGCTTTTATGGAAGATACTGCACAGCTTGGTATTAAACCAGCAAGCCAAAACCCACGGGTAATGGACTACATGGATCAAATTATTGATTTTGTAGCTGCCTTAATTGAAAAAGGCTTTGCTTATCAATCAGAAGGAGATGTCTACTTCCGTGTTGACAAGTCTAGTAATTATGGCAAATTAGCTAATAAAACACTTGAAGATTTAGAAATTGGGGCTTCTGGTCGAACGGATACAGAAACTGATTTGAAGGAAAATCCGTTGGACTTTGCCCTTTGGAAGTCAGCTAAAGTTGGTGAAATTTCATGGGAAAGCCCTTGGGGAGCCGGTCGCCCAGGTTGGCACATTGAATGTTCTGTCATGGCGACGGAAATTCTCGGTGATACCATTGATATTCATGGTGGCGGTGCGGACCTTGAGTTCCCTCACCATACTAATGAAATTGCCCAGTCGGAAGCTAAAACGGGTCAAACCTTTGCCAATTACTGGATGCACAATGGTTTTGTTAATGTCGACAATGAAAAGATGTCTAAATCATTGGGCAACTTTGTGACAGTTCACGACATGCTTCAGACTGTTGATGGCCAAGTCTTGCGTTTCTTCCTAGCGACGCAACAGTACCGTAAGCCGATTAATTTCACAGAAAAGGCCATTCATGATGCCGAAGTTAACCTCAAGTATTTAAAAAACACCCAAAGTCAACCATTGACAGGGGATGCTTCTGCAGAAGAATTGCAAAGCTACGTCACAGCCTTTACAGATGCCATGGATGATGACTTCAATGCAGCCAATGGGATTACTGTAGTCTTCGACTTTGCCAAATGGATAAACTCAGGTCACTACACAGAAGCTGTTAAGGCAGCCTTTGAAAGTATGTTAGATGTCTTTGGAATTATTTTCCAAGAGGACGTGCTGAATGCTGATATTGAAGCTTTGATTGCCGATAGACAAGCTGCGCGTGCTAGCCGTGATTTTGCTAAAGCCGATGCCATTCGTGACCAATTAGCGGCTCAGGGTATTAAATTGCTGGATACAAAAGATGGTGTGAGGTGGACACGTGACTAA
- the cysE gene encoding serine O-acetyltransferase, which produces MGWWKKSIDIIKEKDPAARSSLEIILTYPGLKALAAHQLSHWMWQKNLKLLARMHSQSWRFWTGIEIHPGACIAPGVFIDHGAGLVIGETAIVEEGVMLYHGVTLGGTGKDKGKRHPTIRRGALISAHSQVIGPIEVGENAKVGAAAVVLSDVPGDVTVVGVPAKVVRVHGEKDEIKIKTIEHKREESYYSSKL; this is translated from the coding sequence ATGGGTTGGTGGAAAAAAAGTATTGATATTATTAAAGAAAAAGACCCTGCAGCACGTAGTTCACTTGAAATTATATTAACCTATCCTGGGCTCAAAGCATTGGCAGCCCACCAATTATCACATTGGATGTGGCAGAAAAATTTAAAACTATTGGCAAGAATGCACAGTCAAAGCTGGCGTTTTTGGACTGGAATTGAAATCCATCCAGGTGCTTGCATTGCGCCCGGTGTCTTTATTGACCATGGGGCAGGTTTAGTAATTGGAGAGACAGCTATTGTAGAAGAAGGCGTTATGCTCTACCATGGGGTTACCCTTGGCGGAACTGGTAAGGATAAAGGTAAACGCCATCCAACTATCCGTCGTGGCGCCCTTATTTCTGCACATTCCCAAGTTATTGGCCCAATTGAGGTCGGTGAGAATGCTAAGGTTGGAGCTGCAGCTGTTGTCTTATCAGATGTACCGGGTGATGTGACCGTTGTAGGAGTACCTGCTAAAGTGGTCCGTGTACACGGGGAAAAAGACGAAATAAAAATAAAAACAATAGAACACAAACGTGAAGAATCTTATTATTCTTCTAAACTATAA
- a CDS encoding SseB family protein yields MTNNTSNELDNRLRAFINAPDNFLDGVGLVNALHHFPVWATKEPYAIEVDDQIVTPVFTDEEDMVLFKADQESAQSHYWLERSAIAVLEEVIKSGVSGLVFNLKKNGDSGNSTIFKSSDLIRFMNDYTAILNAIMGDQNQAADTMDKFYLVPAFVLPREDNHYDRLFPTMATPDGKSYIPAFSNLESFAKWYNHEKFGGAFRESHGVILTWKIEDIYQPRNGENEIDQTVGVAINPFDDQQILLNWTDIEK; encoded by the coding sequence ATGACTAATAATACAAGTAATGAATTAGATAATCGTCTAAGAGCTTTTATCAATGCACCAGACAATTTTTTAGATGGTGTTGGACTGGTCAATGCTTTGCACCATTTCCCAGTTTGGGCAACAAAAGAACCTTATGCTATTGAAGTAGATGACCAGATTGTAACGCCAGTCTTTACAGATGAAGAAGATATGGTACTCTTTAAAGCAGATCAAGAAAGTGCTCAAAGTCATTATTGGCTTGAACGCTCTGCTATTGCTGTTCTTGAGGAGGTGATTAAATCAGGCGTTTCTGGTTTAGTCTTCAACCTTAAGAAAAATGGTGATTCTGGCAATTCAACTATTTTTAAAAGTAGTGATTTAATCCGTTTTATGAATGATTACACTGCTATCTTAAACGCTATTATGGGGGACCAAAATCAAGCAGCTGATACAATGGATAAATTCTATTTAGTCCCAGCTTTTGTCTTACCACGTGAAGATAATCATTATGATCGTCTATTCCCAACAATGGCTACTCCTGACGGGAAATCATATATTCCAGCTTTTTCAAATTTAGAGAGTTTTGCTAAATGGTATAATCACGAAAAATTTGGCGGAGCCTTTCGTGAGAGTCATGGTGTTATATTAACTTGGAAAATTGAGGATATCTATCAACCGCGTAATGGGGAAAATGAAATTGACCAAACTGTAGGTGTCGCTATCAATCCATTTGATGACCAACAGATTTTGCTCAATTGGACAGATATTGAAAAGTAA
- a CDS encoding Mini-ribonuclease 3, with protein sequence MTKVDVNLINGIALAFEGDAVYSYYIRRHLIFSGQTKPSQLHHKSTRYVSANAQAMLITALLEAQLLTEKEEDIFRRGRNTNSHTKAKNADIITYRMSTGFEALMGYLDMTEQKERLEELIAWCINYVENH encoded by the coding sequence GTGACTAAAGTCGATGTCAACTTGATCAACGGGATTGCACTGGCCTTTGAAGGGGATGCTGTATATTCTTATTATATCCGTCGTCACTTGATTTTTTCAGGTCAAACTAAACCTAGTCAGTTGCACCACAAATCAACTCGCTATGTCTCTGCTAATGCTCAAGCTATGCTGATTACAGCTCTCTTAGAGGCGCAGCTATTGACCGAAAAAGAAGAAGATATTTTTAGACGGGGTCGCAATACTAATAGTCATACCAAGGCTAAAAATGCCGACATCATCACCTATCGGATGTCGACCGGCTTTGAGGCTTTGATGGGCTACTTGGATATGACTGAGCAAAAGGAACGCCTTGAGGAGTTGATTGCTTGGTGTATCAATTATGTTGAAAATCACTAA
- the rlmB gene encoding 23S rRNA (guanosine(2251)-2'-O)-methyltransferase RlmB, whose translation MKDNQLIEENNDMVYGVHAVVESLTANTGNKLYIQDDLRGKNVDKIKALATEKKVSISWTPKKSLSEMTDGAVHQGFVLRVAEYAYAELDEIISKADAEDNPLILILDGITDPHNFGSILRTADATKVAGVIIPKHRAVGVTPVVAKTSTGAIQHMPIARVTNLSQTLDKLKEKGYWIFGTDMDGTPSPKWNTSGKLALIIGSEGKGVSHNIKKQVDEMITIPMDGHVQSLNAGVAAAVLMYEVYRNKL comes from the coding sequence ATGAAAGATAACCAATTAATAGAAGAAAACAATGACATGGTCTATGGCGTCCATGCCGTAGTTGAAAGTTTAACAGCTAACACAGGGAACAAACTCTACATCCAAGATGATTTGCGCGGCAAAAATGTTGATAAGATTAAGGCCTTAGCAACTGAGAAAAAAGTGTCAATCTCTTGGACACCAAAGAAAAGCTTGTCTGAAATGACCGACGGCGCTGTTCATCAGGGCTTTGTTTTGCGTGTTGCGGAATATGCTTACGCAGAATTAGACGAAATTATCAGCAAAGCTGACGCAGAGGATAATCCACTGATTCTGATTTTGGATGGGATTACAGACCCTCACAATTTTGGTTCGATTTTGCGGACTGCTGATGCTACAAAAGTTGCTGGTGTAATCATTCCTAAGCATCGTGCTGTTGGTGTAACACCAGTTGTTGCCAAGACTTCAACAGGTGCTATTCAGCACATGCCAATTGCTCGAGTAACCAATTTGAGCCAAACCTTGGATAAGCTGAAAGAAAAAGGCTATTGGATTTTTGGAACAGACATGGACGGCACACCATCACCTAAATGGAATACTTCAGGCAAATTAGCCTTGATTATTGGTAGTGAAGGTAAAGGCGTTTCGCACAACATCAAGAAACAAGTCGATGAAATGATTACTATCCCAATGGATGGTCATGTTCAGAGTCTGAACGCTGGTGTCGCTGCTGCCGTCCTCATGTATGAAGTCTACAGAAATAAGTTGTAG
- a CDS encoding NYN domain-containing protein — translation MKRKIMLVDGYNMIAFWQETKQLFKTNQLDQARTIFLNKLNNYAHFEKIEIVCVFDAQFVPGVRQRYDQYMISVVFTEEDETADSYIERTAAELNTVRNLVEVATSDLNEQWTIFSQGALRVPARELERRVNTVKSDLDQMSKSIEMKKPKLRPFEEGNMQKLKDFMDDLGK, via the coding sequence ATGAAACGGAAAATCATGTTGGTCGACGGCTATAATATGATTGCTTTTTGGCAGGAGACAAAACAACTCTTCAAAACCAATCAGTTGGACCAAGCACGGACTATTTTTTTAAATAAATTGAACAACTATGCCCATTTTGAGAAAATTGAGATTGTCTGTGTTTTTGATGCCCAATTTGTGCCGGGTGTGCGACAACGTTATGACCAATACATGATTTCTGTTGTTTTCACTGAGGAAGATGAGACAGCTGATAGCTATATTGAACGGACAGCAGCTGAACTGAACACGGTTAGAAACTTAGTTGAAGTGGCCACCAGTGACCTCAATGAACAATGGACCATCTTTTCCCAAGGTGCCCTCAGAGTACCTGCCAGAGAACTAGAACGCCGTGTCAACACCGTTAAATCCGATTTAGACCAGATGTCCAAATCCATTGAAATGAAAAAACCAAAACTCCGCCCCTTTGAGGAAGGTAATATGCAAAAACTCAAAGACTTTATGGATGATTTGGGTAAGTGA